One window from the genome of Cryptomeria japonica chromosome 6, Sugi_1.0, whole genome shotgun sequence encodes:
- the LOC131052755 gene encoding cytochrome P450 750A1, with the protein MESLNDAVTIGLVIFFLFCCFVYKLRRDGSRLKLPPGPRPWPVVGNLHLLGNLPHQALTTLARKYGSIMFLRLGSVPTVVVSSPAMAKEFLKTHDLVFATRPNCAVGKYICYDRKDVAYGPYGGYWRHMRKLMTVELLTVKRIDSFRFVREEEVSAMIASIWQESRQGAQCVNVKKRLSSLTQNITCRMFASKAYSDNDLRGGHGFKQMVEEMFAVAGAFCVGDFVPYLDWLDFQGIRRRMQAVHKIFDGFAENVIDEHIRRRMGKGKSKEEDRIIDMVDVMLDMTETDGQTISRVNIKAIILNMLTAGIETSSTTVEWAMSELLRNPSTLAQAQREMESRVGKDSRVKESDVRNFDYLRFVVKETFRLHPPFPLLIPHESMEGCSVGGYFFPPETRLFVNVWAMGRDENVWKDAQLFKPERFMGSNKDVRGQDFDLLPFGTGRRGCPAISMGVSVVELALAQLLHCFDWTVEGEVDVEEEFGLTVPRKNPLSVRPSWRLTTEYPN; encoded by the exons ATGGAATCCCTCAATGACGCCGTGACTATTGGACTTGTGATTTTCTTCTTATTCTGCTGCTTCGTCTATAAGCTGAGGAGGGACGGCAGCAGACTGAAACTGCCTCCAGGACCACGTCCATGGCCTGTTGTGGGAAATCTCCATCTCTTGGGAAACCTTCCCCATCAAGCTCTTACGACATTGGCAAGGAAATACGGATCCATTATGTTTCTCCGTTTGGGCTCCGTCCCCACTGTTGTGGTTTCTTCTCCTGCCATGGCAAAAGAATTCCTCAAAACGCATGATTTGGTCTTTGCAACCAGACCAAACTGTGCAGTGGGGAAATACATATGCTATGATCGTAAAGACGTGGCGTACGGCCCCTATGGAGGGTACTGGAGGCACATGAGAAAGCTGATGACGGTGGAGCTGCTCACAGTGAAGAGAATCGATTCTTTCAGATTCGTGAGAGAGGAAGAAGTGTCTGCCATGATAGCCTCCATCTGGCAGGAGAGCAGGCAAGGAGCGCAGTGTGTGAATGTGAAGAAGAGACTCTCCTCCCTTACACAAAATATTACCTGCAGAATGTTTGCCAGCAAGGCTTACTCCGACAACGACTTGAGAGGAGGGCATGGCTTCAAACAAATGGTTGAGGAGATGTTTGCTGTAGCCGGCGCATTTTGCGTTGGTGATTTCGTTCCTTACCTCGACTGGCTCGACTTTCAGGGAATCCGTCGTCGCATGCAGGCTGTTCACAAAATATTCGATGGATTTGCTGAGAACGTAATCGATGAGCACATTCGTCGTAGAATGGGGAAAGGTAAATCGAAGGAAGAAGATCGCATTATAGACATGGTAGACGTGATGCTCGACATGACCGAGACGGACGGCCAAACAATATCACGGGTCAACATTAAAGCAATCATCTTG AATATGCTAACTGCGGGAATAGAAACATCGTCAACAACAGTAGAATGGGCAATGAGTGAACTGCTGAGGAATCCTTCAACGCTAGCACAAGCACAGCGAGAGATGGAATCAAGAGTGGGCAAAGACAGCAGAGTAAAGGAGAGTGACGTCAGAAACTTCGACTACTTGCGATTCGTGGTGAAGGAAACATTTCGACTTCATCCGCCGTTTCCTCTGCTCATTCCGCACGAGTCGATGGAAGGCTGCAGCGTTGGAGGATATTTTTTTCCGCCAGAGACGAGGCTGTTTGTAAATGTGTGGGCAATGGGAAGGGATGAAAACGTTTGGAAAGACGCTCAGCTGTTCAAGCCCGAGCGGTTCATGGGCAGTAATAAGGATGTGAGAGGTCAGGACTTTGATTTGCTGCCGTTTGGAACAGGAAGAAGGGGATGCCCTGCAATTTCGATGGGTGTTTCTGTTGTTGAGTTGGCACTTGCTCAGCTGCTCCATTGCTTTGACTGGACTGTGGAGGGCGAGGTGGATGTGGAGGAAGAGTTTGGATTAACCGTTCCCAGAAAAAATCCACTGTCTGTCCGCCCTTCATGGAGGCTGACAACTGAATATCCTAATTAA